Proteins from a single region of Lasioglossum baleicum chromosome 1, iyLasBale1, whole genome shotgun sequence:
- the LOC143208719 gene encoding uncharacterized protein LOC143208719 — MRGGAEQRRWFLVGRMRRGYITRSAFQLYAPDYQEQDRRFLFPPQANERVPVLTDDDDGPSRPGVLARSTGEKKTSDYEPSTATGEHVIYGINGEHCYDSPHDSVKPPATLPERT; from the coding sequence ATGCGGGGAGGAGCAGAACAACGCCGGTGGTTTCTTGTGGGCAGAATGCGCCGGGGCTACATAACCCGGAGCGCTTTCCAACTATATGCACCCGATTACCAAGAACAAGACCGGCGTTTCTTGTTTCCACCGCAAGCCAACGAGCGTGTTCCGGTCTTGACCGATGATGACGACGGTCCATCTCGGCCGGGCGTCCTCGCTCGCAGCACAGGCGAGAAGAAAACGTCCGACTACGAGCCATCAACAGCCACCGGAGAACATGTGATTTATGGAATCAATGGCGAACACTGCTACGATTCACCCCACGACTCCGTGAAACCTCCTGCAACCCTTCCCGAAAGAACCTAA